A portion of the Deinococcus terrestris genome contains these proteins:
- a CDS encoding adenosylcobalamin-dependent ribonucleoside-diphosphate reductase — translation MTTTPDPALRHFDDNAQHIARRQYLQPGDGDIAGMFRRIAGWVAGAEVGEAREHWAQRYYDLMAEKKFCPGGRVLAGAGTQHGNVLNCFVQGATASAPESFDGVMEVARKLALVTKVGGGNGVNLDVYAPRSAQSRPDAGVRGWVYMAATHPDVTDFVEGLMRPPTQPDGDKAPVAVRNWTRVVYGEAVPTDLVALARQNGVQIVRALPEGVQAVADDMGGIIDAARAVAETARVGVEPRIDLSPMRPEGAPIQGSGGTSSGPVSFLLEIFDNFLEWANRGGETSGPVNTLRFVYSPVLRVVRQGGTRRGAGMATIAIEHPDVLDFLTAKDLDREAAEGDISTFNISILISEKFWQALERDALWHVDVQEVPGKYYLAPQDGLYDGRLPALPDRAEDGARAVPLFRTAPQGRYNPADKRPGIPAKWLWDQIAEHAWATGEPGLIFVDRVNEHSALKNLGKRYEIRSTNPCGEIPLTVGEPCDLGAINLAAYVKGSAFDYAGFRADVRTCVRFLDDVLDVNVFALEDNRVASQDLRRLGLGVMGLADALIKLGLRYDSEAGRQAIHDIMTALREEAVAESERLGKERGHYPVYTRSPRKIPHAARRNVAVLTVAPTGTTSMLMGVSSGIEPVFSPFIWRKIGSEYRALLHPLFMELLGQYPPAANMDDGQGGWNWDRVTEAVSENHGSVVGLAFIPEALQQVFVCAHDISPVDHVRMQGTVQRAFDEGGQHAANSLSKTINLPNSATVADVQTAYAEAYKTGCKGITVYRDGSRQFQVLSTSKKKEKKVEETVTAEAVAEVMGESVQPAPVAAQPEAAPAPAAPAPRPASAPAPVYERPTRLSGITDMVKLTDPTSGHRRSFLVTVNHLGGKPVEVMVISGRAGDEANADSEALGRVVSIALQHGVPAQAIIKTLRGINGGLYGSYNGRLVGSKADLIAVALDTFAKDMDAASLPPLAGGSVDAPAAAPAVPSGVSVEGLGHERCPVCEEKAVIREEGCLKCQACGYSKCG, via the coding sequence ATGACGACCACACCCGACCCTGCCCTGCGCCACTTCGACGACAATGCCCAGCACATCGCCCGGCGGCAATACCTCCAGCCCGGCGACGGCGACATCGCGGGGATGTTCCGCCGCATCGCGGGCTGGGTGGCGGGTGCGGAGGTCGGGGAGGCGCGGGAGCACTGGGCGCAGCGGTACTACGACCTGATGGCCGAGAAGAAGTTCTGCCCCGGCGGGCGCGTGCTGGCGGGCGCGGGCACGCAGCACGGGAACGTCTTGAACTGCTTCGTGCAGGGCGCGACCGCTTCGGCCCCCGAGAGCTTCGACGGGGTGATGGAAGTCGCCCGCAAGCTCGCGCTGGTCACCAAGGTGGGCGGTGGCAACGGCGTGAACCTCGACGTGTACGCGCCGCGCTCGGCTCAGAGCCGACCCGACGCGGGCGTGCGCGGCTGGGTCTACATGGCGGCCACGCACCCCGACGTGACCGACTTTGTAGAGGGCCTGATGCGCCCGCCCACCCAGCCCGACGGGGACAAGGCTCCGGTCGCGGTACGCAATTGGACCCGCGTGGTCTACGGCGAGGCGGTCCCGACCGACCTCGTGGCGCTGGCTCGGCAAAACGGGGTGCAGATCGTGCGGGCGCTGCCGGAGGGTGTGCAGGCGGTCGCCGACGACATGGGCGGCATCATCGACGCGGCGCGGGCGGTCGCGGAGACGGCGCGGGTAGGCGTCGAGCCGCGCATCGACCTCTCGCCCATGCGCCCGGAAGGGGCACCCATCCAGGGCTCGGGCGGCACCAGCTCCGGCCCGGTGTCCTTCCTGCTGGAGATTTTCGACAACTTCCTGGAGTGGGCCAACCGGGGCGGCGAGACGAGCGGGCCGGTGAACACGCTGCGCTTCGTGTACTCGCCCGTGCTGCGGGTGGTGCGCCAGGGCGGAACGCGGCGCGGCGCGGGCATGGCGACCATCGCCATCGAGCACCCCGACGTGCTGGACTTCCTGACCGCCAAGGACCTCGACCGCGAGGCCGCCGAGGGCGACATCTCCACCTTCAACATCTCCATCCTGATCAGCGAGAAGTTCTGGCAGGCGCTGGAACGCGACGCCCTGTGGCATGTGGACGTGCAGGAGGTGCCCGGCAAGTACTACCTGGCCCCCCAGGACGGGCTGTACGACGGCCGCCTGCCCGCGCTGCCCGACCGCGCCGAGGACGGTGCCCGCGCGGTGCCCCTCTTCCGCACCGCTCCCCAGGGCCGCTACAACCCCGCCGACAAGCGCCCCGGCATTCCTGCGAAGTGGCTGTGGGATCAAATCGCCGAGCACGCCTGGGCGACGGGCGAGCCGGGACTCATCTTCGTGGACCGGGTGAACGAGCACTCGGCGCTGAAGAACCTGGGCAAGCGGTACGAGATTCGCTCCACCAATCCCTGCGGCGAGATTCCCCTCACCGTCGGCGAGCCCTGCGACCTCGGCGCGATCAACCTTGCGGCCTACGTGAAGGGCAGCGCCTTCGACTATGCGGGCTTCCGGGCCGATGTGCGGACCTGCGTGCGCTTTCTCGATGACGTGCTGGACGTGAACGTCTTCGCGCTGGAGGACAACCGGGTGGCCTCGCAGGACCTGCGGCGGCTGGGGCTAGGCGTGATGGGCCTCGCGGACGCCTTGATCAAGCTGGGGCTGCGCTACGACTCGGAGGCCGGGCGGCAGGCCATCCACGACATCATGACCGCCTTGCGCGAGGAGGCGGTTGCCGAAAGCGAGCGGCTGGGCAAGGAGCGCGGTCACTACCCCGTCTACACCCGCAGCCCCCGCAAGATTCCCCACGCGGCGCGGCGCAACGTGGCGGTCCTGACCGTGGCGCCGACCGGCACGACCTCCATGCTGATGGGCGTGTCCAGCGGCATCGAGCCTGTCTTCTCGCCCTTTATCTGGCGCAAGATCGGCAGCGAGTACCGGGCGCTGCTGCACCCCCTCTTCATGGAGCTGCTGGGTCAGTACCCGCCCGCCGCCAACATGGACGATGGGCAGGGCGGCTGGAACTGGGACCGCGTGACCGAGGCCGTCTCGGAAAACCACGGCTCGGTGGTGGGGCTGGCCTTTATCCCCGAGGCTCTTCAACAGGTCTTCGTGTGCGCCCACGACATCAGCCCGGTGGACCACGTGCGGATGCAGGGCACCGTGCAGCGGGCCTTCGACGAGGGCGGGCAGCACGCGGCGAATAGCCTCTCCAAGACCATCAACCTGCCCAACTCGGCCACCGTCGCCGACGTGCAGACCGCCTACGCCGAGGCGTACAAGACGGGCTGCAAGGGCATCACCGTGTACCGCGACGGCTCGCGGCAATTCCAGGTGCTGTCCACCAGCAAGAAAAAGGAGAAGAAGGTGGAGGAGACTGTGACCGCCGAAGCCGTGGCCGAGGTGATGGGGGAGAGCGTTCAGCCCGCTCCGGTGGCCGCGCAGCCCGAAGCCGCGCCCGCGCCTGCGGCCCCAGCCCCCCGCCCGGCTTCGGCCCCGGCTCCCGTCTACGAGCGCCCCACCCGTCTGAGCGGGATCACCGACATGGTCAAACTCACCGATCCCACCAGCGGGCACCGCCGCTCCTTCCTCGTCACGGTCAACCACCTGGGCGGCAAGCCCGTGGAGGTCATGGTGATCTCGGGCCGCGCCGGGGACGAGGCGAACGCCGACTCGGAGGCGCTGGGCCGCGTCGTCTCCATCGCCCTGCAACACGGCGTGCCCGCGCAGGCCATCATCAAGACGCTGCGGGGCATCAACGGCGGGCTGTACGGCTCTTACAACGGCCGCCTCGTGGGGTCGAAGGCCGACCTGATCGCCGTCGCGCTCGACACCTTTGCCAAAGATATGGACGCCGCCAGCCTGCCGCCCCTCGCCGGGGGCAGCGTGGACGCGCCCGCCGCCGCGCCTGCGGTTCCCAGTGGCGTCAGCGTGGAGGGCCTGGGCCACGAACGCTGCCCGGTGTGCGAGGAAAAGGCCGTGATCCGGGAAGAAGGGTGTTTGAAGTGCCAGGCGTGCGGGTATAGCAAGTGCGGATAG